The proteins below come from a single Streptomyces sp. B3I8 genomic window:
- a CDS encoding pyrimidine reductase family protein translates to MRRLLPVSDTTRGAADEGVRAGGDRPDVRPAAVGREWTFDELAAAYAYPAAEGGQPRPWLRANMISTLDGAAQHEGHSEPISGAADMRIFGVLRALADVVVVGAETVRQEGYRPARARAGSAALREAAGQGPAPAIAVVSAGLELDFTLPLFTSPLVPTLLLTGAAADPGRVAEAERAGVRVLVAGDGAGVDPGRAVRVLGEAGLTRLLTEGGPRLLGQFMAAGVLDELCLTVAPVAVAGGAQRIAGGPGVVVPVRYRLASVLEEEGFLFTRYRRG, encoded by the coding sequence ATGCGACGCCTGCTGCCTGTGAGCGATACGACACGTGGAGCTGCTGATGAGGGGGTTCGGGCCGGTGGCGACCGGCCCGACGTCCGTCCCGCCGCTGTCGGGCGCGAATGGACGTTCGATGAGCTTGCCGCCGCTTACGCCTACCCCGCGGCCGAGGGCGGGCAGCCGCGGCCGTGGCTGCGGGCGAACATGATCTCCACCCTCGACGGGGCCGCGCAGCACGAGGGCCACTCCGAGCCGATCTCCGGCGCGGCCGACATGCGGATCTTCGGGGTGCTGCGGGCACTGGCCGACGTGGTGGTCGTCGGCGCGGAGACGGTACGGCAGGAGGGGTACCGGCCGGCCCGCGCGCGGGCCGGGTCCGCGGCGCTGCGGGAGGCCGCCGGGCAGGGGCCGGCACCGGCGATCGCGGTGGTCAGCGCGGGGCTCGAACTGGACTTCACGCTGCCGCTGTTCACGTCGCCGCTGGTGCCGACGCTGCTGCTGACGGGGGCGGCGGCGGATCCGGGGCGGGTGGCGGAGGCGGAGCGGGCGGGGGTGCGGGTGCTGGTCGCGGGGGACGGGGCGGGGGTGGATCCGGGGCGGGCGGTGCGGGTGCTGGGAGAGGCGGGGCTGACGCGGCTGCTGACGGAGGGAGGTCCGCGGCTGCTCGGGCAGTTCATGGCGGCGGGGGTGCTGGACGAGTTGTGTCTGACGGTGGCGCCGGTGGCGGTGGCGGGGGGTGCGCAGCGGATCGCCGGGGGACCGGGGGTGGTGGTGCCGGTCCGGTACCGACTGGCGTCCGTACTGGAGGAGGAGGGGTTTCTGTTCACGCGTTACCGGCGGGGGTGA
- a CDS encoding indole-3-glycerol phosphate synthase: MFTSVLMIEKALTTADVEFVTTLHGEETVSFHVLLQPRGDQADRLLRALDDVALGELDEAAREGETPEGDEALAPGRQALDVSLRALRAAGSEADGRLIEAHPLDALKALVAETGADEVIVLTDPHYVEEFFHRDWASRARHKIGVPVLKLFSHSKD, from the coding sequence GTGTTCACGAGCGTACTGATGATCGAGAAGGCCCTGACGACCGCCGACGTGGAGTTCGTCACCACCCTGCACGGCGAGGAGACCGTCTCCTTCCACGTGCTGCTCCAACCCCGCGGCGACCAGGCCGACCGCCTGTTGCGCGCACTGGACGACGTCGCCCTCGGCGAGCTCGACGAGGCGGCCCGGGAGGGCGAGACCCCCGAGGGCGACGAGGCGCTCGCCCCGGGCCGGCAGGCCCTCGACGTCTCCCTGCGCGCCCTGCGCGCCGCCGGCAGTGAGGCGGACGGCAGACTCATCGAGGCGCATCCCCTGGACGCGCTCAAGGCGCTCGTGGCCGAGACCGGCGCCGACGAGGTGATCGTGCTGACCGATCCGCACTATGTGGAGGAGTTCTTCCACCGCGACTGGGCCTCCCGGGCCCGGCACAAGATCGGCGTACCGGTGCTGAAGCTGTTCAGCCACAGCAAGGACTGA
- the murC gene encoding UDP-N-acetylmuramate--L-alanine ligase has translation MAPGLPPAMDRPHFIGIGGAGMSGIAKILAQRGAKVAGSDAKDSPTADALRALGVTVHLGHAAEHLADDASCVVVSSAIRADNPELARAAERGIPVVHRSDALARLMDGLRPIAVAGTHGKTTTTSMLAVSLTELGREPSYAIGGDLDAPGSNALHGEGDLFVAEADESDRSFHKYAPEVAIVLNVELDHHANYASLEEIHESFETFAGRIVPGGTLVVSADHEGARELTRRLAGSVRTVTYGAADDADVRVLSVVPHGLTSEVTVELDGAPLTFTVSVPGRHYAHNAVAALVAGRALGIPAVELAPALAAYRGVKRRLQLKGEAAGVQVVDSYAHHPTEMTADLEAMRSGTEGRILVVFQPHLFSRTQELGKEMGQALALADASLVLDIYPAREDPIPGITSELIIDAARAAGADVRTVHGMDEVPEAVAGMTEPGDLVLTMGAGDVTDLGPRILERLARR, from the coding sequence ATGGCACCCGGCCTTCCCCCCGCCATGGACCGACCGCACTTCATCGGCATCGGCGGCGCCGGAATGTCGGGCATCGCCAAGATCCTCGCCCAGCGCGGCGCCAAGGTCGCCGGCAGTGACGCCAAGGACTCGCCGACGGCGGACGCGCTGCGCGCGCTCGGCGTCACCGTGCACCTCGGCCACGCCGCCGAGCACCTCGCCGACGACGCGAGCTGTGTCGTCGTCTCCTCCGCGATCCGCGCCGACAACCCGGAGCTCGCCCGCGCCGCCGAGCGCGGCATCCCGGTCGTCCACCGTTCGGACGCGCTCGCCCGGCTGATGGACGGGCTGCGCCCGATCGCCGTCGCCGGCACGCACGGCAAGACGACCACCACCTCCATGCTCGCCGTCTCCCTCACCGAGCTGGGCCGCGAGCCCTCGTACGCGATCGGCGGCGACCTGGACGCGCCCGGCTCCAACGCCCTGCACGGCGAGGGCGACCTCTTCGTCGCCGAGGCCGACGAGAGCGACCGCAGCTTCCACAAGTACGCCCCCGAGGTCGCCATCGTCCTCAACGTCGAGCTCGACCACCACGCCAACTACGCCTCCCTCGAAGAGATCCACGAGTCCTTCGAGACGTTCGCCGGGCGGATCGTCCCCGGCGGCACGCTCGTCGTCAGCGCCGACCACGAGGGCGCCCGCGAGCTGACCCGGCGGCTGGCCGGCTCGGTGCGCACGGTCACGTACGGGGCGGCCGACGACGCCGACGTGCGCGTGCTGTCCGTCGTGCCGCACGGGCTGACCAGCGAGGTCACCGTCGAGCTGGACGGTGCCCCGCTCACCTTCACCGTCTCCGTCCCCGGCCGGCACTACGCGCACAACGCGGTCGCCGCGCTCGTGGCCGGCCGGGCGCTCGGCATCCCGGCCGTCGAGCTGGCCCCCGCCCTCGCCGCCTACCGGGGTGTCAAGCGGCGTCTTCAGCTCAAGGGCGAGGCGGCCGGCGTCCAGGTCGTCGACTCCTACGCGCACCACCCCACCGAGATGACCGCCGACCTGGAGGCGATGCGCTCCGGGACCGAGGGCCGCATCCTCGTCGTCTTCCAGCCGCACCTGTTCTCCCGCACCCAGGAGCTGGGCAAGGAGATGGGGCAGGCCCTCGCCCTCGCGGACGCCTCGCTCGTCCTCGACATCTATCCCGCCCGCGAGGACCCGATCCCCGGCATCACTAGCGAGCTGATCATCGACGCGGCCCGGGCCGCCGGCGCCGACGTGCGTACCGTGCACGGCATGGACGAGGTGCCCGAGGCCGTCGCGGGAATGACGGAGCCCGGCGATCTCGTTCTCACCATGGGCGCCGGAGACGTGACCGACCTCGGTCCGCGCATCCTGGAGCGCCTCGCGCGACGGTAG
- the msrB gene encoding peptide-methionine (R)-S-oxide reductase MsrB, with the protein MAYDVDKPDEQWRAELNPAEYAVLRQAATEPAFTGEYTDTKTEGVYSCRACGAELFTSGTKFESHCGWPSFYDPKDTDAVELIQDRTHGMVRTEVRCARCGSHLGHVFEGEGYPTPTDQRYCINSISLRLAPDES; encoded by the coding sequence ATGGCGTACGACGTCGACAAGCCGGACGAGCAGTGGCGCGCGGAGCTGAACCCGGCGGAGTACGCGGTGCTCCGCCAGGCCGCCACGGAGCCGGCGTTCACCGGTGAGTACACCGACACCAAGACCGAGGGCGTGTACTCCTGCCGCGCCTGCGGTGCCGAACTGTTCACCTCCGGCACCAAGTTCGAGTCCCACTGCGGATGGCCGTCCTTCTACGACCCGAAGGACACCGACGCGGTGGAGCTGATCCAGGACCGGACCCACGGGATGGTCCGCACCGAGGTGCGCTGCGCCCGGTGCGGTTCACACCTCGGGCACGTGTTCGAGGGAGAGGGGTACCCCACCCCCACGGACCAGCGGTACTGCATCAACAGCATCTCGCTGCGACTGGCGCCCGACGAGAGCTGA
- a CDS encoding HSP90 family protein has translation MSQTFRVDLRGIVDLLSHHLYTSPQVYIRELLQNAVDAITAAHGTHGTDAGEAPGPIGRIGLTSGEATGDGSLTIEDNGIGLTEAQVHELLATIGRSSKRDELGFARHEFLGQFGIGLLSCFMVSDAIEVITRRAGEPTVLWHGRSDGSYTVRPAPADAQRAEPGTTVTLRPRPGCEHLLTREAVTELVTHYGAHLPHTVTVDGAEVTGGPAPWDRPAGEDPGERRARLGSYCEQVFGFTPFDVVDLDAAESGLRGVAFVLPMPANPAVPARHRVYLKQMLLSEGAERLLPEWAFFVRCVADTSELRPTASREALYEDSLLEGTRDALGAGLRDWLVRLSRQSPARLREFLRVHHLGVKALALHDDEMLRLVTDYWPMETNVGPLTLAEFRERYGVVRFTPLVDEFRQLAPVAAAQGLAVVNAGYVYDAQIIDRLATVGEQVEAEPLRAADLTTHLERLASAEEQALAVTLAAADRVLARLGCDLLVRAFEPSGLPALYLLDDDTAFQVDLREAKERADDVWASILGSFETAEEPRPRLVLNHRNALARQVLALEDAELRATCLEGLYVQALLLGHHPLRPADTAVLNQSFLGLIGRAVAGGAR, from the coding sequence GTGAGCCAAACCTTCCGTGTCGATCTGCGCGGGATCGTCGACCTGTTGAGCCATCACCTCTACACCAGCCCGCAGGTGTACATCCGCGAGCTGCTGCAGAACGCGGTGGACGCGATCACCGCCGCGCACGGCACGCACGGCACGGACGCCGGCGAGGCACCCGGCCCGATCGGCCGGATCGGCCTGACATCCGGTGAGGCCACCGGGGACGGCTCCCTGACGATCGAGGACAACGGCATCGGTCTGACCGAGGCGCAGGTCCACGAACTGCTCGCCACCATCGGCCGCAGCTCCAAGCGGGACGAGCTGGGCTTCGCGCGGCACGAGTTCCTCGGGCAGTTCGGCATCGGGCTGCTGTCCTGCTTCATGGTGTCCGACGCCATCGAGGTGATCACCCGCCGCGCCGGCGAGCCCACGGTGCTGTGGCACGGCCGCTCCGACGGCAGCTACACGGTGCGTCCGGCCCCGGCCGACGCCCAGCGTGCCGAGCCGGGCACCACGGTCACCCTGCGGCCCCGCCCCGGCTGTGAGCACCTCCTCACCCGGGAGGCCGTCACCGAGTTGGTGACCCACTACGGCGCCCATCTCCCGCACACGGTCACGGTGGACGGCGCCGAGGTCACCGGCGGCCCCGCCCCCTGGGACCGCCCCGCCGGCGAGGACCCGGGCGAACGCCGGGCCCGGCTGGGGTCGTACTGCGAGCAGGTGTTCGGCTTCACCCCCTTCGACGTGGTGGACCTCGACGCCGCGGAGTCCGGGCTGCGCGGCGTCGCCTTCGTCCTGCCGATGCCCGCCAACCCCGCGGTTCCCGCCCGGCACCGCGTCTACCTCAAGCAGATGCTGCTCTCCGAGGGCGCCGAGCGGCTGCTGCCGGAGTGGGCCTTCTTCGTCCGCTGCGTCGCGGACACCTCGGAGCTGCGGCCCACCGCGAGCCGCGAGGCGCTGTACGAGGACTCCCTGCTGGAGGGCACGCGGGACGCGCTCGGCGCGGGCCTGCGCGACTGGCTGGTCCGGCTCAGCCGGCAGAGCCCCGCCCGGCTGCGGGAGTTCCTGCGTGTCCACCACCTGGGCGTGAAGGCGCTGGCCCTGCACGACGACGAGATGCTGCGGCTGGTCACGGACTACTGGCCGATGGAGACCAACGTCGGCCCGCTGACCCTGGCCGAGTTCCGGGAGCGGTACGGGGTGGTGCGCTTCACCCCGCTGGTCGACGAGTTCCGCCAGCTCGCCCCCGTGGCCGCCGCCCAGGGGCTCGCCGTGGTCAACGCCGGCTACGTGTACGACGCGCAGATCATCGACCGGCTGGCCACCGTGGGCGAACAGGTCGAGGCGGAGCCGCTGCGCGCGGCCGACCTGACGACGCACCTGGAGCGGCTGGCCTCCGCCGAGGAGCAGGCCCTCGCCGTCACCCTCGCCGCCGCCGACCGGGTGCTCGCCCGCCTCGGCTGCGACCTCCTCGTACGGGCCTTCGAGCCGTCCGGGCTCCCGGCGCTGTATCTCCTCGACGACGACACCGCCTTCCAGGTCGACCTGCGGGAGGCCAAGGAGCGGGCGGACGACGTGTGGGCGTCGATCCTCGGCAGCTTCGAGACCGCCGAGGAGCCCCGCCCCCGTCTGGTCCTCAACCACCGCAACGCGCTGGCCCGCCAGGTGCTGGCGCTGGAGGACGCCGAACTGCGCGCGACCTGTCTGGAGGGCCTGTACGTGCAGGCGCTGCTGCTCGGCCACCATCCCCTGCGCCCGGCCGACACCGCCGTGCTCAACCAGTCCTTCCTCGGCCTCATCGGCCGGGCCGTCGCCGGGGGTGCCCGATGA
- a CDS encoding DUF4232 domain-containing protein, with protein sequence MTVLPPTSPASPTDSPSPTPVRRPRRSSALRRAAALVAVTGALGLVAACGADDGSTSGPHTSGATTGRASGGSATTGPGGGSGSDSASAAPGASDGTKGTRGASNGDSSSASGARCHTSELAASLGANHPGAGQENFSVVLTNTSHRTCTVRGYPGAAFTDASGKQLGPDPVRTGDTKTTIRLTPGHSAWAGVSFSNPELSEARTATPVSLLVTPPDERDHLSVRWTGGEVPVSGNSSSVKLTALRDGTGG encoded by the coding sequence ATGACCGTCCTTCCCCCCACGTCACCTGCTTCCCCCACTGACTCCCCCTCCCCCACCCCCGTACGGCGGCCGCGGCGGTCCTCCGCCCTCCGTCGGGCCGCGGCCCTCGTCGCGGTGACCGGGGCGCTCGGCCTCGTCGCCGCCTGCGGTGCGGACGACGGCTCCACGAGCGGCCCGCACACCTCTGGCGCCACGACCGGCCGGGCCTCCGGCGGCAGCGCCACGACCGGCCCGGGCGGCGGGAGCGGCTCGGACTCCGCCTCCGCGGCCCCCGGCGCGTCGGACGGAACGAAGGGCACGCGGGGGGCGTCGAACGGCGACTCCTCGTCCGCTTCGGGCGCCCGCTGTCACACCTCGGAGCTGGCCGCCTCGCTCGGCGCGAACCATCCCGGTGCCGGGCAGGAGAACTTCTCCGTGGTGCTGACCAACACCTCGCACCGCACCTGCACCGTGCGCGGCTACCCGGGCGCCGCCTTCACGGACGCCTCCGGCAAGCAGCTCGGCCCGGACCCCGTGCGCACCGGCGACACGAAGACGACGATCAGGCTGACGCCGGGCCACAGCGCGTGGGCGGGGGTGTCGTTCTCCAACCCGGAGCTGAGCGAGGCGCGTACCGCCACCCCGGTCTCGCTGCTGGTCACGCCCCCGGACGAGCGGGACCACCTGTCGGTGCGGTGGACCGGGGGCGAGGTCCCGGTGTCCGGCAACTCGTCGTCGGTGAAGCTGACGGCACTGCGCGACGGCACGGGGGGCTGA
- a CDS encoding ABC transporter ATP-binding protein, producing the protein MIRIDSVTKRYPDGTVAVDRLSLEIPDRSITVLVGPSGCGKTTTLRMINRMIEPSEGTILIDGVDIQKQPVNTLRRGMGYVIQNAGLFQHRTIVDNIATVPRLLGWSKDRARGRARELMTRVGLDASLASRYPYQLSGGQQQRVGVARALAADPPVLLMDEPFSAVDPIVRKGLQEELLRIQEELGKTIVFVTHDIDEAIRLGTMVAVMRTGGHLAQFAPPAELLSSPADAFVEDFLGADRGIRRLSFFTTAGLELTTTPVVAVDTTAEQLAAREAENTAPYLLVTDLDGKPLGWCAPEEFPGAEPGQLLSYGRPFESGKDSLRAALDCAVLSPTGWAVAVDAEGRAVGVASQETIGEAIRAAHAERRKADVAG; encoded by the coding sequence TTGATACGCATAGATTCAGTCACGAAGCGATACCCGGACGGCACAGTGGCGGTCGACCGCCTGTCGCTGGAGATTCCGGACCGCTCCATCACGGTGCTCGTCGGACCGTCCGGCTGCGGCAAGACGACGACCCTGCGGATGATCAACCGGATGATCGAGCCCAGCGAGGGCACCATCCTGATCGACGGCGTCGACATCCAGAAGCAGCCGGTCAACACGCTGCGCCGGGGCATGGGCTACGTCATCCAGAACGCGGGCCTCTTCCAGCACCGCACGATCGTCGACAACATCGCGACCGTGCCCCGGCTGCTGGGCTGGAGCAAGGACCGGGCGCGCGGCCGGGCCCGGGAACTGATGACGCGGGTCGGACTGGACGCCTCGCTCGCGAGCCGTTACCCGTACCAGCTCTCCGGCGGCCAGCAGCAGCGCGTCGGTGTCGCCCGCGCGCTCGCCGCGGACCCGCCCGTGCTGCTGATGGACGAGCCGTTCTCCGCCGTCGACCCGATCGTGCGCAAGGGCCTCCAGGAGGAACTGCTGCGCATCCAGGAGGAGCTGGGCAAGACCATCGTCTTCGTCACGCACGACATCGACGAGGCGATCCGGCTCGGCACCATGGTCGCCGTGATGCGCACCGGCGGCCACCTCGCGCAGTTCGCGCCGCCCGCCGAACTGCTCTCCTCGCCCGCCGACGCCTTCGTCGAGGACTTCCTCGGCGCCGACCGCGGCATCCGCCGGCTGTCCTTCTTCACCACCGCCGGTCTGGAACTGACCACCACCCCCGTCGTCGCCGTCGACACCACCGCCGAGCAACTGGCCGCGCGCGAGGCGGAGAACACCGCCCCGTACCTCCTCGTCACCGACCTCGACGGCAAACCGCTCGGCTGGTGCGCCCCGGAGGAATTCCCCGGCGCCGAGCCCGGCCAACTGCTGTCCTACGGCAGGCCGTTCGAGTCCGGCAAGGACTCGCTGCGGGCCGCCCTGGACTGCGCGGTGCTCTCGCCCACCGGCTGGGCGGTCGCCGTCGACGCAGAGGGCCGGGCCGTCGGCGTCGCCTCCCAGGAGACCATCGGCGAGGCCATCCGCGCCGCGCACGCCGAGCGCCGGAAGGCGGACGTCGCCGGATGA
- a CDS encoding ABC transporter permease has product MNGFFDIPSDLQHSWLGLIGLHLREALIPVLAGLVLALPIGQLCVRLRWLYPPVLWVTTVLYAVPSLAFFVVLIDYTGQSETTVMIPLAVYSLVVLVPAIVDGVRSVPQETLAAATAMGFGPVRRYLQVQLPIAVPALIAGLRIATVSSISLVSVGTLIGNQGALGNLLADAMFYHRTALAVNSVVTTAVLAIVIDALLVLLRKVLTPWAPPSSGGTRTARRGGRRRLPGRPAQEQTVRPEPAAPAVQGAAPVKDTAR; this is encoded by the coding sequence ATGAACGGCTTCTTCGACATTCCGAGCGACCTCCAGCACAGCTGGCTCGGCCTGATCGGGCTGCACCTGCGCGAGGCGCTGATCCCGGTCCTGGCCGGGCTCGTCCTGGCGCTGCCCATCGGGCAGCTGTGCGTCCGGCTGCGCTGGCTGTACCCGCCGGTGCTGTGGGTGACGACCGTGCTGTACGCCGTCCCGTCGCTGGCGTTCTTCGTCGTCCTGATCGACTACACCGGCCAGAGCGAGACGACGGTGATGATCCCGCTCGCCGTGTACAGCCTGGTGGTGCTGGTCCCCGCCATCGTCGACGGCGTCCGCTCGGTCCCGCAGGAGACCCTCGCCGCCGCCACCGCCATGGGCTTCGGACCCGTACGCCGCTACCTCCAGGTGCAGTTGCCGATCGCCGTACCCGCCCTCATCGCGGGGCTGCGGATCGCCACGGTCTCCAGCATCTCCCTGGTCAGCGTCGGCACCCTCATCGGCAACCAGGGCGCGCTCGGCAACCTGCTCGCCGACGCGATGTTCTACCACCGCACCGCGCTCGCGGTGAACTCCGTGGTCACCACGGCCGTCCTCGCCATCGTCATCGACGCCCTGCTGGTGCTGCTGCGCAAGGTGCTCACCCCCTGGGCACCGCCCTCCTCCGGCGGTACCCGGACGGCCCGGCGCGGCGGCCGCCGACGGCTGCCCGGCCGGCCCGCGCAGGAGCAGACCGTACGGCCCGAACCGGCCGCGCCCGCCGTGCAGGGCGCCGCACCCGTGAAGGACACCGCCCGATGA
- a CDS encoding ABC transporter permease: protein MNVLNFINDFFSDSAHWHGYDGIPHRLLEHVQYSLIALAIAAAIGLPVGLITGHTGRGGTALALIATAARALPSFGLLVLMFVLLGLGLLPVMIPLVVLAVPPILVTTYEAVRTVEPAPVDAARGMGMTEPRILFQVELPVALPLIFSGLRSAAIQIVSTATIAAYVSLGGLGRYIVDGLYQRNYEKVVGGATLVAVLALVTLGLFWAAARAAVSPGVRRS, encoded by the coding sequence ATGAACGTCCTGAACTTCATCAACGACTTCTTCAGCGACAGCGCCCACTGGCACGGCTACGACGGCATCCCGCACCGCCTCCTCGAACACGTCCAGTACTCGTTGATCGCGCTGGCCATCGCCGCCGCGATCGGCCTGCCGGTCGGCCTGATCACCGGCCACACCGGGCGCGGCGGCACCGCGCTCGCCCTCATCGCCACCGCGGCCCGGGCACTGCCCAGCTTCGGCCTGCTGGTGCTGATGTTCGTCCTGCTCGGCCTCGGACTGCTGCCGGTGATGATCCCGCTGGTGGTGCTCGCCGTGCCGCCCATCCTCGTCACCACCTACGAGGCGGTCCGCACGGTCGAGCCCGCCCCCGTCGACGCGGCCCGGGGCATGGGCATGACCGAGCCGCGCATCCTGTTCCAGGTCGAACTGCCGGTCGCGCTCCCGCTGATTTTCAGTGGCCTGCGCTCGGCCGCCATCCAGATCGTCTCCACGGCCACGATCGCCGCGTACGTCAGCCTCGGCGGACTCGGCCGGTACATCGTCGACGGGCTCTACCAGCGCAACTACGAGAAGGTCGTGGGCGGCGCGACCCTGGTGGCGGTACTGGCCCTGGTCACCCTCGGACTGTTCTGGGCGGCGGCGAGGGCGGCGGTCTCACCGGGGGTGCGCCGCAGCTGA
- a CDS encoding alpha/beta hydrolase, whose protein sequence is MDTVRTDTTGPVPAPVTFDSRGVALAAHLRVPPGFDTAEGRRHPALVCVHPGNGVKEQTAGVYARHLAARGYVTLAFDASHQGASGGEPRHLEEPATRVEDIRSAVDFLTTLPFVDEERIGVLGVCAGGGYAVNAALTERRLRAVGTVVPVNIGRARRAGGSVAERLAKVGNRRTAEARGGAPSLTTWLPEDLGDPAEAGVTDVDLIEAVDYYLTPRGGHERSVNRLAHRSIASMLAFDAFHLVEELLTQPLQIVVGDRTGSFGSCREGRELFARARGPKDLLVVEGASHYDLYDRPEYVGRAVETLAAFYAKHL, encoded by the coding sequence ATGGACACCGTTCGCACAGACACCACTGGCCCCGTTCCGGCCCCCGTGACCTTCGACAGCCGTGGCGTCGCCCTCGCCGCGCACCTCCGTGTGCCGCCGGGCTTCGACACCGCGGAGGGACGGCGGCACCCGGCGCTCGTCTGCGTCCACCCGGGCAACGGAGTGAAGGAGCAGACGGCCGGGGTCTACGCCCGGCACCTGGCGGCGCGGGGGTACGTCACGCTCGCGTTCGATGCCTCCCACCAGGGCGCGAGCGGCGGCGAGCCCAGGCACCTGGAGGAGCCGGCCACCCGCGTGGAGGACATCAGGTCCGCCGTCGACTTCCTGACCACCCTGCCCTTCGTGGACGAGGAGCGCATCGGCGTGCTCGGCGTGTGCGCGGGCGGCGGTTACGCGGTCAACGCCGCCCTGACCGAGCGGCGCCTCAGGGCGGTGGGCACGGTCGTGCCCGTGAACATCGGCCGGGCCCGCCGGGCCGGCGGTTCTGTCGCCGAGCGGCTGGCAAAGGTGGGGAACCGGCGCACGGCCGAGGCCCGCGGCGGGGCCCCGTCGCTCACGACATGGCTCCCCGAGGATCTCGGGGACCCGGCGGAGGCGGGGGTCACCGACGTCGACCTGATCGAGGCGGTCGACTACTACCTCACGCCGCGCGGCGGGCACGAGCGGTCGGTCAACCGGCTGGCGCACCGGAGTATCGCGTCGATGCTCGCGTTCGACGCCTTCCACCTGGTGGAGGAGTTGCTGACCCAGCCCCTCCAGATCGTGGTCGGCGACCGGACCGGGTCCTTCGGCTCCTGCCGGGAGGGGCGGGAACTGTTCGCGAGGGCGAGGGGCCCGAAGGACCTTCTGGTCGTCGAGGGCGCGAGCCACTACGACCTGTACGACCGGCCCGAGTACGTCGGCCGGGCGGTGGAGACGCTGGCGGCCTTCTACGCGAAACACCTGTGA
- a CDS encoding AraC family transcriptional regulator: MAAADPLSDVLALVRARCEITGGLRAGGRWSLRSGPHAAQVKLDAVTHGSCLLLAGGRPPLRLTAGDVVVLNGAGSVVLCGEPGETPDGGPGETTDGGPGQTTVEEPDLPPSAPGTLHRLGSGEDVTIVGGHVELDPAAAEWFTAALPDVLHAHAGAHGVEAARMRSLLEQIVEETAQDRPGAAFARHQHAQLLLLHALRVGLRGGAGVLRPGWLRLLADARLRLAVEAVHADPGHPWELRELASVAGMSRSHFAGRFREVAGETPLAYVSHWRLRLARQALRDSDTTVAALGERLGYASESSFSHAFSRVVGMSPGRYRRTAARGS, translated from the coding sequence ATGGCCGCCGCTGACCCGCTCTCGGACGTGCTCGCTCTGGTGCGCGCGCGGTGTGAGATCACCGGCGGTCTGCGGGCCGGCGGCCGGTGGTCCCTGCGCTCCGGGCCGCACGCGGCGCAGGTCAAACTGGACGCCGTCACACACGGCTCCTGCCTGCTCCTCGCCGGCGGCCGGCCCCCGCTGCGACTGACCGCGGGTGACGTCGTCGTCCTGAACGGCGCCGGCTCCGTGGTGCTCTGCGGCGAACCGGGGGAGACCCCGGACGGGGGACCGGGGGAGACCACGGACGGCGGACCGGGGCAGACCACGGTGGAAGAGCCGGACCTCCCCCCGTCCGCGCCCGGCACGCTCCACCGGCTCGGCAGCGGTGAGGACGTGACGATCGTCGGCGGGCACGTGGAGCTCGATCCGGCCGCCGCCGAGTGGTTCACCGCGGCGCTGCCCGACGTCCTGCACGCCCACGCCGGCGCGCACGGCGTCGAGGCGGCGCGGATGCGGAGCCTGCTGGAGCAGATCGTCGAGGAGACGGCACAGGACCGCCCGGGCGCCGCGTTCGCCCGCCACCAGCACGCTCAGCTCCTGCTGCTGCACGCCCTGCGCGTCGGACTGCGCGGCGGGGCGGGGGTGTTGCGCCCCGGCTGGCTGCGCCTGCTCGCGGACGCACGGCTGCGGCTCGCCGTGGAGGCCGTGCACGCCGATCCCGGACACCCCTGGGAGCTGCGGGAGCTGGCCTCGGTGGCGGGCATGTCGCGCAGTCACTTCGCCGGGCGGTTCCGCGAGGTGGCGGGCGAGACACCGCTGGCGTACGTGTCCCACTGGCGGCTACGGCTTGCGCGGCAGGCGCTGCGGGACTCCGACACGACGGTCGCCGCGCTCGGCGAACGCCTCGGGTACGCCTCGGAGAGCTCCTTCAGCCACGCGTTCAGCCGTGTCGTCGGGATGTCTCCGGGGCGGTACCGCCGGACCGCCGCGCGGGGGAGCTGA